The Sphingomonas sp. So64.6b genome includes a region encoding these proteins:
- a CDS encoding DMT family transporter: MPPLALASILMIASGSLHAVVNAIVKGGKDKASGRAITDGTSALILLPATLLVPLPHGAWGWLAASAVIHGFYLYALIRAYSIGDLSSVYPVLRGSAPLLTAGVTLGLLGEHATAAQIAGVAVIGVAMSAMIAGRHIGREALVWALLTGACIAAYTVVDAIGVRAAPTPASYIVWVFVQMGAVVVVMFGTLSKGAIFAAARRQWRPGVIAGILSILTYGMALYAFSLGPTAPLAALRETGMVTALVISILILREPVTRGRIIGVLGILAGAALILVG; the protein is encoded by the coding sequence ATGCCTCCTCTCGCGCTGGCCTCGATCCTGATGATCGCCTCCGGGTCACTTCACGCGGTGGTCAACGCGATCGTCAAGGGTGGCAAGGACAAGGCCTCGGGGCGTGCGATCACCGACGGCACCAGCGCGCTCATACTGTTGCCGGCGACCTTGCTCGTGCCGTTGCCGCATGGCGCATGGGGCTGGCTGGCGGCGAGCGCGGTGATCCATGGTTTCTATCTGTACGCACTGATTCGCGCCTATTCGATCGGCGACCTGTCATCGGTTTATCCGGTGCTGCGCGGCAGCGCTCCGTTACTGACCGCGGGCGTGACGCTTGGCTTGCTTGGCGAACACGCCACGGCCGCCCAGATCGCCGGGGTCGCGGTGATCGGCGTGGCGATGTCGGCGATGATCGCGGGACGTCATATCGGGCGTGAAGCGCTGGTCTGGGCATTGCTCACAGGAGCCTGCATCGCTGCCTATACCGTGGTCGATGCGATCGGTGTACGCGCCGCGCCGACGCCGGCCAGCTATATCGTCTGGGTCTTCGTACAGATGGGCGCGGTGGTCGTTGTCATGTTCGGAACGCTGTCGAAAGGCGCGATCTTTGCCGCCGCCCGGCGGCAGTGGCGGCCGGGTGTGATCGCCGGCATATTGTCGATCCTGACCTATGGCATGGCGCTCTACGCTTTCTCACTCGGGCCGACCGCACCGCTCGCCGCATTGCGTGAGACCGGCATGGTGACCGCGCTGGTCATTTCGATCCTGATATTGCGCGAGCCGGTGACACGGGGGCGGATAATTGGTGTGTTGGGGATATTGGCCGGGGCCGCGCTTATTCTGGTTGGGTGA
- a CDS encoding DUF899 family protein yields MSNADQRPTSAELAAKSNYRFPGESAEYRVARSALLAEEIELRRQIERVAEHRRQLPPGRDVTIDYPFEGENGPVHFADLFQGHDSLVVYSFMFGPERERPCPMCTAFLGPLAANAADILQRVGLAVVARAPIERLVAFKQERGWRNLPLYTDTTEQFGKDYLSWTEQGDNPGYNVFTRQGGTIRHFWGGEMSGETADPGQDPRGAPDLTPLWNVLDTTPEGRGSDWYPSLDYD; encoded by the coding sequence ATGTCGAACGCCGATCAACGCCCGACATCCGCCGAACTCGCCGCGAAGAGCAATTATCGTTTTCCTGGCGAGAGCGCGGAATACCGCGTCGCGCGGTCCGCATTGCTTGCCGAAGAGATCGAACTGCGGCGCCAGATCGAGCGCGTCGCCGAGCATCGTCGGCAGCTTCCGCCGGGACGCGACGTCACCATCGACTATCCGTTCGAAGGGGAGAATGGTCCGGTTCATTTCGCCGATCTGTTTCAGGGCCATGACAGCCTGGTCGTGTACAGTTTCATGTTCGGTCCGGAGCGCGAACGACCCTGTCCAATGTGCACCGCGTTTCTCGGGCCGCTTGCTGCCAACGCCGCCGACATCCTGCAGCGCGTCGGGCTGGCGGTGGTCGCGCGCGCGCCGATCGAACGTCTGGTCGCGTTCAAGCAGGAGCGCGGCTGGCGCAACCTACCCCTCTACACCGATACGACCGAGCAGTTCGGCAAGGATTATCTCAGCTGGACCGAGCAGGGAGACAATCCAGGCTATAATGTCTTCACCCGGCAGGGCGGTACGATCCGGCATTTCTGGGGCGGGGAAATGAGTGGTGAAACCGCCGATCCCGGCCAGGATCCGCGCGGCGCGCCCGATCTGACGCCGCTCTGGAATGTGCTCGATACGACGCCCGAGGGGCGCGGGTCCGATTGGTATCCAAGCCTCGATTATGATTGA
- a CDS encoding cisplatin damage response ATP-dependent DNA ligase, with translation MRAFADLLDSLIYTRSRNAKLKLIGDYLIATPDPDRGWAMAALTGDLDLTAVKPAVIRGLIEARVDPVLYRMSRDYVGDSAETIALLWPTPLVPPEESGPLTIARAVDTLNSLSRSDAPAALAAMLDRLDAEERFALLKMATGALRIGVSARLAKTALATAFGIDVEAVEEVWHGISPPYVALFDWAEGRGAQPTAADVPVFRPFMLAHPLEDLRLDLKDYAAEWKWDGIRVQIVHVAGTTRLYSRAGDDITASFPEVARDFAALGVVDGELMVKGDVQGAGREEGGGAASFNALQQRLGRKIVSAKMLADYPAFVRLYDILFDGAEDLRELAWTERRSRLESFARTLDPERFDVSQLIDADDFTALEGIRAGARDAAIEGVMLKRRDSPYVTGRRAGLWYKWKRDPLTADCVMMYAQRGSGRRSSFYSDYTFGCWTDDGELLPVGKAYSGITDEELKMLDKFVRGHTLNRFGPVREVEKTLVLEIAFDSIHESKRHKSGVAMRFPRIARIRTDKPAAEADTVAGLKRLIV, from the coding sequence ATGCGCGCCTTTGCCGACCTTCTCGATTCGCTGATCTATACGCGGTCGCGCAACGCCAAGCTCAAACTGATCGGCGACTATCTGATCGCCACGCCCGATCCCGATCGCGGCTGGGCGATGGCTGCGCTGACCGGCGATCTCGACCTGACTGCGGTCAAGCCGGCGGTGATCCGCGGGTTGATCGAAGCACGGGTCGATCCCGTACTCTATCGCATGAGCCGCGACTATGTCGGCGACAGCGCCGAGACGATCGCGTTGCTATGGCCGACACCATTGGTGCCGCCGGAGGAAAGCGGCCCGCTGACCATCGCCCGGGCGGTCGATACGCTCAATTCGCTGTCGCGTTCGGATGCTCCCGCGGCACTGGCCGCGATGCTCGACCGGCTCGATGCCGAGGAGCGCTTCGCTTTACTCAAGATGGCGACCGGCGCGCTGCGCATCGGCGTGTCGGCGCGACTCGCCAAGACCGCGCTGGCGACCGCGTTCGGCATCGATGTCGAGGCGGTCGAAGAGGTGTGGCACGGCATCTCGCCGCCCTATGTCGCACTGTTCGACTGGGCCGAGGGACGTGGGGCACAGCCGACCGCCGCGGACGTGCCCGTGTTCCGCCCCTTCATGCTGGCGCACCCGCTGGAAGACCTGCGCCTCGACCTCAAAGACTATGCCGCCGAATGGAAATGGGACGGAATCCGCGTGCAGATCGTCCATGTCGCCGGCACCACGCGGCTTTACAGCCGTGCCGGCGACGACATCACCGCGAGCTTTCCCGAGGTCGCGCGCGATTTCGCGGCGCTCGGCGTGGTCGATGGCGAGTTGATGGTGAAGGGCGATGTCCAGGGCGCTGGGCGGGAGGAAGGCGGTGGCGCGGCGAGCTTCAACGCGCTGCAGCAACGGCTCGGGCGCAAGATCGTCTCCGCGAAGATGCTCGCCGACTATCCCGCGTTCGTGCGGCTGTACGACATCCTGTTCGATGGCGCGGAAGATCTGCGCGAACTGGCCTGGACCGAACGCCGATCGCGACTGGAATCTTTTGCCCGGACGCTCGACCCGGAGCGCTTCGATGTCAGCCAGTTGATCGATGCGGATGATTTCACCGCGCTGGAAGGCATCCGCGCCGGCGCCCGCGACGCGGCGATCGAGGGGGTAATGCTAAAGCGGCGCGATTCGCCTTATGTCACCGGACGGCGCGCCGGCCTGTGGTATAAATGGAAGCGCGACCCGCTGACCGCCGATTGCGTGATGATGTACGCGCAGCGCGGATCGGGGCGGCGGTCATCCTTTTACAGCGATTACACCTTTGGCTGCTGGACCGATGATGGCGAGTTGCTCCCGGTCGGCAAGGCCTATTCGGGCATCACCGATGAGGAACTCAAGATGCTCGACAAGTTCGTCCGCGGCCATACGCTCAACCGCTTCGGCCCGGTACGCGAGGTCGAAAAGACACTGGTGCTGGAGATCGCGTTCGATTCGATCCACGAATCGAAGCGCCACAAATCGGGCGTGGCAATGCGTTTCCCCCGTATCGCGCGGATCAGGACCGACAAGCCGGCAGCCGAGGCGGATACGGTGGCGGGGCTGAAGCGGCTGATCGTATAG
- a CDS encoding LptA/OstA family protein, with product MVTPVRLFAVIALTAATAASAQSRHNSNAPIDFGADHIELQDKANRAILSGSVSVKQAEMTLNAARMTVAYTGQVIDGSPQVSRLDASGGVVVTRPDQSARGQYAIYDLNRRVITMLGAVSLLQGGNTVNGGRLTINLDSGKAVIDGSSVGGTRTNSDGSTTTTPGGRVTGRFSVPKRN from the coding sequence ATGGTCACGCCAGTCCGCCTGTTCGCCGTCATCGCCCTTACTGCCGCTACGGCCGCGAGTGCGCAGTCGCGTCATAATTCGAACGCGCCGATTGATTTCGGCGCCGATCATATCGAGCTTCAGGACAAGGCCAACCGTGCGATCCTGTCGGGCAGCGTGTCGGTCAAGCAGGCCGAGATGACGCTCAATGCGGCGCGCATGACCGTCGCCTATACCGGACAGGTGATCGACGGCAGCCCACAAGTGTCGCGGCTCGACGCGTCGGGCGGTGTCGTCGTGACACGTCCCGACCAGAGCGCACGCGGCCAATATGCGATCTACGACCTTAACCGCCGCGTCATCACCATGCTCGGCGCGGTATCGCTGCTTCAGGGCGGCAACACCGTCAATGGCGGGCGGCTGACGATCAATCTCGACTCCGGGAAAGCGGTGATCGACGGGTCGTCGGTCGGCGGCACGCGCACCAATTCCGACGGCAGCACGACCACGACGCCAGGCGGACGGGTGACCGGACGTTTCTCGGTCCCGAAGCGGAATTGA
- a CDS encoding TerC family protein — MSIIALLSDPAVWAALATLIVLEVVLGIDNLIFISILSNKLPEHQQAKARKLGIGLALGLRLVLLSMIAWIAGLTQPVFDLELSGAPGAHGEPSFETAFSWRDLILIAGGIFLLWKATKEIHHSVDPEETGEQLDKKGKVALSFGSAIAQILALDMVFSIDSILTAIGMTDHLPVMVVAVIVAVGVMMFSATPLANFIARNPTVVMLALGFLLMIGAVLIADGFGVHVPKGYIYTAMAFSAGVETLNIFARRRREKRAAAGAPSASGH; from the coding sequence ATGTCGATCATCGCACTTCTGTCCGATCCCGCCGTCTGGGCGGCCCTTGCCACGCTGATCGTGCTCGAGGTCGTGCTCGGCATCGACAATCTGATCTTCATTTCGATCCTGTCGAACAAGCTGCCCGAACATCAACAAGCCAAGGCGCGCAAGCTCGGCATCGGCCTAGCGCTGGGCCTTCGCCTCGTACTGCTGTCGATGATCGCGTGGATCGCCGGGCTGACTCAGCCGGTGTTCGACCTGGAACTGAGCGGAGCGCCCGGCGCACATGGCGAGCCGAGTTTCGAAACCGCCTTCTCATGGCGCGACCTGATCCTGATTGCCGGCGGCATCTTTCTGTTGTGGAAGGCGACCAAGGAGATCCACCACAGCGTCGACCCCGAGGAAACGGGCGAACAGCTCGACAAGAAGGGCAAGGTCGCTCTGAGCTTCGGATCGGCGATCGCGCAGATCCTTGCGCTCGACATGGTCTTTTCGATCGATTCGATTCTCACCGCGATCGGCATGACCGACCATTTGCCCGTCATGGTGGTCGCCGTGATCGTCGCGGTCGGCGTCATGATGTTCTCAGCCACGCCGCTGGCCAATTTCATCGCCCGCAACCCGACCGTGGTGATGCTGGCGCTCGGTTTCCTGCTGATGATCGGCGCTGTACTGATTGCCGACGGCTTCGGGGTGCATGTGCCCAAGGGGTATATCTACACCGCGATGGCCTTTTCCGCCGGGGTGGAGACGCTCAACATCTTCGCCCGCCGCCGCCGCGAAAAGCGCGCTGCGGCCGGCGCGCCGTCAGCGTCAGGCCATTGA
- the lptB gene encoding LPS export ABC transporter ATP-binding protein, with the protein MTDTAILETIPPIHEAPAMAGLSVVSIAKSYDKRVVLSDVSVTVGRGEVIGLLGPNGAGKTTCFYSVMGLVKPDSGRIMLDGDDITGLPMYRRAILGLGYLPQETSIFRGLSVEKNILTVLELAEPDKAARAERLEKLLGDFGLTRLRDAPAMALSGGERRRAEIARALAADPSIMLLDEPFAGIDPISIADIRDLVCQLKERGIGVLITDHNVRETLDIVDRAYIIYDGRVLFTGSPAELVADANVRRLYLGEGFSL; encoded by the coding sequence ATGACCGACACCGCAATCCTCGAAACGATCCCGCCGATCCATGAAGCGCCCGCGATGGCCGGCCTGTCGGTGGTGTCGATCGCCAAATCCTATGACAAGCGCGTGGTTCTGTCCGACGTATCGGTGACGGTCGGGCGTGGCGAGGTGATCGGGCTGCTCGGGCCGAATGGTGCCGGCAAGACGACATGCTTCTATTCGGTGATGGGATTGGTGAAGCCCGATTCGGGCCGCATCATGCTCGACGGCGACGATATCACCGGTCTGCCCATGTACCGCCGGGCGATCCTCGGCCTTGGTTACCTGCCGCAGGAAACCTCGATCTTTCGTGGCCTTTCGGTCGAAAAGAACATCCTGACCGTGCTCGAGCTGGCCGAGCCCGACAAGGCGGCACGCGCCGAGCGGCTGGAAAAATTGCTCGGCGATTTCGGGCTGACGCGGCTACGCGATGCCCCGGCGATGGCGCTGTCCGGCGGTGAGCGCCGGCGCGCGGAAATCGCGCGCGCACTGGCCGCCGATCCGTCGATCATGCTGCTTGACGAGCCATTCGCCGGGATCGACCCGATCTCGATCGCCGATATCCGTGACCTGGTCTGCCAGTTGAAGGAACGCGGCATCGGCGTGCTGATCACCGATCACAATGTCCGTGAGACGCTCGACATCGTTGATCGCGCCTACATCATCTATGACGGCCGAGTGCTGTTCACCGGCTCCCCCGCCGAACTGGTCGCCGATGCGAATGTGCGACGACTGTATCTGGGCGAGGGCTTCTCGCTCTGA
- the rpoN gene encoding RNA polymerase factor sigma-54, translated as MSLAPRLDLRQSQSLVMTPQLQQAIRLLALSNLEVEGFIAEEIEKNPLLESGAAEDDGPAQERDAPPEEFAAPRDEPASADELLMGGDATGEASLDVDFTAESFHHDSLSDQPGGAGMDGSLGLTGSSGGGMGEDGPDFDSFADTGTTLADHLLAQAGPVVDGPDMFIAAHLIDQIDECGYLTVPLLEIANRLGVALARIESVLMTIQTFDPTGVGARDLAECLALQAKEADRYDPCMARLIDNLDLLARGDLARLKRMCGVDDEDMADMIRELRGYDPKPGCRFGGEPAQAVTPDIFVARRKDGWGIEINAATLPRLLVNRSYYVELSGGHQDKASKAWLSDMLASANWLVKALDQRQRTIVKVATEIVKQQEAFFLHGVAHLKPMTLRQVADAIEMHESTVSRVTSNKYMSCARGLYELKYFFTSAIQSSDGGDAVSAQAVKSAIRALIGAEGSKILSDDTLVELLNAKGFDIARRTVAKYREALGIGSSVQRRRAKALEGAS; from the coding sequence ATGAGTCTCGCCCCGCGCCTCGATCTGCGCCAGTCGCAATCGCTGGTGATGACGCCGCAGCTGCAGCAGGCGATCCGCCTGCTTGCGCTGTCGAATCTCGAGGTCGAGGGCTTCATCGCCGAGGAAATCGAGAAGAATCCGCTGCTCGAAAGCGGCGCGGCCGAGGATGACGGCCCGGCACAGGAACGCGATGCCCCGCCGGAAGAATTCGCCGCGCCGCGCGACGAACCGGCCAGCGCCGACGAATTGCTGATGGGCGGCGATGCGACCGGCGAAGCCTCGCTGGATGTCGATTTCACCGCCGAAAGCTTCCATCACGACAGTCTCTCCGATCAGCCGGGCGGCGCGGGCATGGACGGCTCGCTCGGGCTGACCGGCAGCAGCGGTGGCGGCATGGGCGAGGATGGTCCCGACTTCGACAGTTTTGCCGATACGGGAACGACTCTTGCCGATCATCTGCTCGCCCAGGCAGGACCGGTGGTCGACGGCCCCGACATGTTCATCGCCGCGCACCTGATCGACCAGATCGACGAGTGCGGTTACCTAACCGTGCCGCTGCTCGAAATCGCCAACCGCCTGGGCGTCGCACTGGCGCGGATCGAATCGGTGCTGATGACGATCCAGACCTTCGATCCGACCGGGGTCGGAGCGCGCGACCTCGCCGAATGCCTCGCGCTGCAGGCGAAGGAAGCGGACCGCTACGATCCCTGCATGGCGCGGTTGATCGACAATCTCGACTTGCTTGCGCGCGGCGATCTCGCGCGGCTGAAGCGCATGTGCGGCGTCGATGACGAAGACATGGCGGACATGATCCGCGAACTGCGCGGTTATGATCCCAAGCCCGGCTGCCGCTTCGGCGGCGAACCGGCCCAGGCCGTTACCCCCGACATTTTCGTCGCGCGGCGCAAGGATGGCTGGGGCATCGAGATCAACGCCGCGACGCTGCCGCGCCTGCTGGTCAATCGCAGCTATTATGTCGAGCTGTCGGGCGGGCACCAGGACAAGGCGTCCAAGGCCTGGCTCAGCGACATGCTCGCCAGCGCCAACTGGCTGGTCAAGGCGCTCGACCAGCGCCAGCGCACCATCGTCAAGGTCGCGACCGAGATCGTCAAGCAGCAGGAAGCCTTCTTCCTGCACGGCGTCGCGCATCTGAAGCCGATGACGCTGCGCCAGGTCGCCGATGCAATTGAGATGCACGAATCGACCGTCAGCCGGGTAACCAGCAACAAATATATGAGTTGCGCGCGCGGGCTCTACGAACTCAAATATTTCTTCACCTCGGCGATCCAGTCGTCCGATGGCGGCGACGCGGTATCGGCCCAGGCGGTCAAGAGCGCGATCCGCGCACTGATCGGCGCGGAGGGGAGCAAGATCCTGTCCGACGACACGCTGGTCGAATTGCTCAACGCCAAGGGCTTCGATATCGCGCGGCGCACAGTCGCCAAATATCGCGAGGCGCTGGGGATCGGTAGTTCGGTACAGCGGCGCCGCGCCAAGGCGCTGGAGGGCGCAAGTTAA
- the lptC gene encoding LPS export ABC transporter periplasmic protein LptC, whose protein sequence is MSEVAARIRSERQVWAAPGSSHDRVVTASRILLPVGIGILAAFLVMAPLTKSGDVSFLLDKNKVEVAKERLRIQQALYRGEDGKGQPFALTAGSAIQKSSREPIVQLKTLSAAISLPDGPATLIANKGNYNMNSEQVAVEGPIRFRAANGYQLDTHDATVDLKTRKLQSGSAVTGTVPQGTFSANGMKADLESHIVTLDGNARLRIVPGRNR, encoded by the coding sequence ATGTCTGAGGTCGCCGCCCGGATCCGCTCGGAACGACAGGTCTGGGCCGCGCCGGGCAGCAGCCACGACCGCGTCGTCACCGCATCGCGTATCCTGTTGCCGGTGGGCATCGGCATTCTCGCGGCATTCCTGGTCATGGCGCCGCTGACCAAGAGCGGCGATGTCAGTTTCCTGCTCGACAAGAACAAGGTCGAGGTCGCCAAGGAACGACTGCGTATCCAGCAGGCGCTTTATCGCGGCGAGGATGGCAAGGGCCAGCCCTTCGCGCTGACCGCGGGATCGGCGATACAAAAGAGTTCGCGCGAACCGATCGTCCAGCTCAAGACGCTGTCGGCGGCGATCAGCCTGCCCGATGGCCCGGCGACGTTGATCGCCAACAAGGGCAATTATAACATGAACAGCGAGCAGGTCGCGGTCGAAGGTCCGATCCGCTTCCGCGCCGCGAACGGTTATCAGCTCGACACCCACGACGCGACGGTCGATCTGAAAACGCGCAAGCTGCAGAGCGGCAGCGCAGTGACCGGGACGGTACCGCAAGGCACGTTCAGCGCAAACGGCATGAAAGCCGATCTTGAATCGCATATCGTTACGCTTGATGGCAACGCGCGCTTGCGGATCGTGCCGGGAAGGAACAGATAG
- a CDS encoding metallophosphoesterase — protein sequence MRTFLRFLFRSTAWVALAALLVCLYGFFEARRDPVIKQGRMELADWPKGAPPIRMLLLSDIHLGNATMGTARLDRIVDQAMAQKPDLILLAGDFISGYDAQTARAVSPDLTAAMARLHAPLGVIAVLGNHDYWTDAATVRRTLSAAKVDVLVNEAIQRGPLVIGGVNDKIAKHDDVPKTEAAMRKLKGANIILAHSPDIARISRFGSQPVFAGHTHCGQIVVPWFGPLRTMIDHREQFPCGISHQGHHAMIVTGGVGTSILPMRIGAPPEMWVVTLGPRDANPASKQ from the coding sequence ATGCGTACCTTCCTTCGTTTCCTGTTTCGGTCGACCGCCTGGGTCGCATTGGCCGCCCTGCTGGTCTGCCTATATGGTTTCTTCGAGGCGCGGCGCGATCCGGTGATCAAGCAGGGGCGCATGGAACTGGCGGATTGGCCGAAGGGCGCGCCGCCAATCAGGATGTTGCTGCTCAGCGATATCCATCTCGGCAATGCGACGATGGGTACCGCGCGTCTCGACCGGATCGTCGATCAGGCGATGGCGCAAAAGCCCGACCTGATCCTGTTGGCGGGTGATTTCATCTCCGGTTACGATGCGCAAACCGCGCGCGCGGTCTCGCCCGACCTCACCGCCGCGATGGCAAGACTGCACGCGCCGCTCGGGGTGATCGCGGTGCTGGGCAACCATGACTATTGGACCGACGCCGCGACCGTTCGTCGCACGCTCTCGGCCGCCAAGGTCGATGTGCTGGTCAACGAGGCGATCCAGCGCGGACCGCTCGTCATCGGCGGCGTCAACGACAAGATCGCCAAGCACGACGATGTTCCAAAGACCGAAGCGGCAATGCGCAAGTTGAAAGGCGCAAACATCATTCTCGCGCATTCGCCGGACATCGCCCGCATCTCGCGCTTCGGCAGCCAGCCAGTCTTTGCCGGTCACACGCATTGCGGCCAGATCGTGGTGCCCTGGTTCGGCCCGCTCAGGACGATGATCGATCATCGCGAACAATTTCCCTGCGGCATCTCGCACCAGGGGCATCACGCGATGATCGTTACCGGTGGGGTCGGCACCAGCATCCTGCCGATGCGGATCGGCGCCCCGCCCGAGATGTGGGTCGTGACGCTGGGTCCGCGCGACGCGAACCCAGCGTCAAAACAATAG
- a CDS encoding ribonuclease D, which produces MTVYFHEEDIPPGLFVDGADIAVDTETMGLITPRDRLCVVQLSDGGPDEHLVRFAPGSDYAAPNLRALLADRNRVKLYHFARFDLAAISHYLKVTAAPVYCTKIASRLVRTYTDRHGLKELVRELLGQDISKQQQSSDWGGPVLSDAQKDYAASDVRFLHAMREELNRRLVREGRMHLAQACFDFLPARAELDLAGWPEIDLFAHV; this is translated from the coding sequence ATGACCGTATATTTCCACGAAGAAGACATTCCTCCAGGCCTGTTCGTCGATGGCGCGGATATTGCCGTCGACACCGAGACAATGGGGCTGATCACGCCGCGCGACCGGCTGTGTGTCGTACAATTGTCCGATGGCGGGCCGGACGAGCATCTCGTCCGCTTCGCCCCCGGCAGCGATTATGCCGCGCCCAATTTGCGCGCGTTGCTCGCCGACCGGAACCGCGTGAAACTCTATCATTTCGCGCGTTTCGACCTTGCCGCGATCAGCCATTATCTGAAAGTCACGGCGGCGCCGGTCTATTGCACCAAGATCGCCTCGCGCCTGGTGCGCACCTATACCGATCGCCATGGCTTGAAGGAGTTGGTGCGCGAACTGCTCGGCCAGGACATTTCCAAGCAGCAGCAATCGTCCGACTGGGGGGGACCGGTACTGAGCGACGCGCAAAAGGACTATGCCGCATCCGACGTGCGTTTCCTCCACGCGATGCGCGAGGAACTGAACCGCCGGCTGGTGCGCGAGGGGCGCATGCATCTCGCCCAGGCGTGCTTCGATTTCCTGCCCGCGCGCGCCGAACTCGATCTCGCCGGCTGGCCGGAAATAGATTTGTTCGCGCATGTTTGA
- a CDS encoding DUF1328 family protein, whose protein sequence is MIRWAITFLVIGLVLALLGFGGLGGTFIGIAKILFFVAIAVFVVLLLMGLAAGKGVKNALD, encoded by the coding sequence ATGATTCGCTGGGCTATCACCTTCCTTGTCATCGGTCTCGTTCTCGCGCTGCTTGGCTTTGGCGGCCTCGGTGGCACCTTTATCGGCATCGCCAAGATCCTGTTCTTCGTCGCGATCGCGGTGTTCGTCGTGCTGCTGCTGATGGGTCTTGCCGCCGGCAAGGGCGTCAAGAACGCGCTCGACTAG
- a CDS encoding cold-shock protein, whose product MSFDKGRRGDRGGRGRDKRDGFGGDDFGGGSSFGGGGDRFGGGGDRFGGGGGDRFGGGGGGGGGFRSGGGGFGGGAAGGGAGRGMPPQVVGEGTGVVKFFNGQKGFGFVVRDDGGEDVFVHISAVEQAGLTGLAEGQPLGFTLVDRGGRISATDLKIEGEPLPVTDRGPPRERDAAPGGAPRGGAGGAGGPQRELTGEKATGTVKFFNAMKGFGFIQRDDGQPDAFVHISAVERGGMTSLNEGDRLEFELEVDRRGKYAAVNLTSIA is encoded by the coding sequence ATGAGTTTCGATAAAGGACGCCGCGGGGATCGCGGTGGGCGTGGCCGCGACAAGCGCGATGGTTTCGGCGGCGACGATTTCGGCGGCGGTAGCAGCTTCGGCGGCGGCGGCGATCGTTTCGGCGGTGGTGGTGACCGCTTCGGTGGCGGCGGCGGTGATCGCTTCGGCGGTGGCGGCGGCGGTGGCGGTGGTTTCCGCAGCGGCGGCGGCGGCTTCGGCGGCGGTGCTGCCGGTGGCGGCGCGGGCCGCGGCATGCCTCCCCAGGTCGTTGGCGAAGGCACGGGCGTCGTCAAATTCTTCAATGGTCAAAAGGGCTTCGGCTTCGTCGTTCGCGATGACGGCGGCGAGGATGTGTTCGTGCACATCAGCGCGGTCGAGCAGGCCGGCCTGACCGGTCTGGCCGAAGGTCAGCCGCTTGGCTTCACCCTCGTCGATCGCGGCGGCCGTATTTCGGCGACCGACCTCAAGATCGAGGGCGAACCGCTCCCCGTCACCGACCGCGGCCCTCCGCGCGAGCGTGATGCGGCCCCGGGTGGTGCGCCTCGCGGTGGCGCCGGCGGTGCCGGTGGCCCGCAGCGTGAGCTGACTGGTGAGAAGGCGACCGGTACGGTCAAGTTCTTCAACGCGATGAAGGGCTTCGGCTTCATTCAGCGCGACGACGGACAGCCCGATGCGTTCGTGCACATCTCCGCGGTCGAACGCGGCGGCATGACCAGCCTCAACGAAGGCGACCGGCTCGAATTCGAACTCGAAGTCGATCGTCGCGGCAAGTACGCGGCGGTGAACCTCACTTCGATCGCGTAA
- a CDS encoding putative quinol monooxygenase — protein sequence MIIVTGSVTARPDSFDALRQVSLDHVHRSRTEDGCISHSVQADCENPLRLFFYERWRDMAALKAHFVQPGSAEFIGAVRKLAASSESVSLYEASEIPAGDPA from the coding sequence ATGATCATCGTCACCGGAAGCGTCACCGCCCGCCCGGATAGTTTCGACGCGCTGCGTCAGGTTAGCCTCGACCATGTCCACCGCTCGCGCACCGAAGATGGTTGCATCAGCCATTCGGTGCAGGCCGATTGCGAAAATCCGCTCAGGCTGTTCTTCTACGAACGCTGGCGCGACATGGCGGCGCTCAAGGCCCATTTCGTCCAGCCGGGATCGGCCGAGTTCATCGGCGCGGTGCGCAAGCTGGCGGCATCGAGCGAGTCGGTCAGCCTGTACGAAGCAAGCGAGATTCCGGCCGGCGATCCGGCCTGA